The following are encoded together in the Fundulus heteroclitus isolate FHET01 chromosome 19, MU-UCD_Fhet_4.1, whole genome shotgun sequence genome:
- the slc38a6 gene encoding probable sodium-coupled neutral amino acid transporter 6 isoform X1 — translation MSINSSEQADVYSKLPERGAAVSERTPLLGNGSAQTRATGASLVSSVFNLMNAIMGSGILGLAYAMASTGIVGFCILLVLVSSLASYSIHLLLKLCDQTGINSYEELGERALKKPGKVLVGLAILIQNIGAMSSYLFILKSELPAAITSLLNAENTGNAWYEDGRVLLIIVTVCVVVPLAMLPKIGFLGYTSSLAFIFLLYFTVVVVVKKWSIPCPLPHNVTTLSDSQKVSNVSDSDCTPKLFILSIKSAYAIPTMAFSFLCHTAILPIYCELERPTKARMQNVANISIGLSFLLYFISALFGYLTFYDNVESELLLGYGVYLPRDIMVMTVRLAILLSVLLTVPLIHFPARKAVMVLLYGGRHFSWLTHIVSALIILSVVLMLAIFVPDIRNVFGVVGSTMSSCLLFVFPGIFYLKVSSQPLKSADSIGAIFLVVFGVIMGVSSLTVIILSWVFSS, via the exons ATGAGCATCAACAGCAGCGAGCAGGCGGATGTTTACTCTAAACTCCCCGAAAGAGGCGCAGCTGTCAGCGAGAGGACTCCTCTGCTAGGAAAT GGATCGGCGCAGACCAGAGCCACTGGAGCCTCCTTGGTCTCCTCTGTGTTCAACCTGATGAATGCAATCATGGGCAGTGGGATACTGGGTTTGGCTTATGCAATGGCCAGCACAGGAATAGTTGGGTTTTG CATCCTGTTAGTGCTGGTGTCGAGCCTTGCATCGTACTCCATCCATCTGCTTCTGAAGCTTTGTGACCAAACAG GTATCAACTCGTATGAAGAACTTGGAGAACGAGCCTTGAAAAAACCAGGAAAA GTTTTGGTCGGATTAGCAATTCTCATCCAAAATATCGGTG CTATGTCGTCCTACTTGTTCATCCTGAAGTCGGAGCTTCCTGCAGCCATCACCAGCCTCCTCaatgcagagaacacagg GAACGCCTGGTATGAGGATGGCAGGGTGCTTCTCATCATCGTCACAGTTTGTGTCGTTGTGCCTTTAGCCATGTTGCCCAAAATCG GATTCCTGGGTTACACCAGCAGCCTTGCCTTCATCTTCTTGTTGTATTTTACAGTTGTG GTTGTGGTGAAGAAATGGTCCATCCCTTGTCCCCTGCCTCACAACGTCACGACACTCTCAGACTCCCAGAAG gtatcAAACGTGTCTGACTCGGACTGTACACCCAAACTCTTCATCCTCTCCATTAAg AGTGCCTACGCCATCCCCACCATGGCCTTCTCCTTTCTGTGCCACACGGCCATCCTGCCCATCTACTGCGAACTGGAGCG ACCAACCAAAGCCCGGATGCAGAACGTTGCAAACATCAGCATCGGTCTCAGCTTCCTGCTTTACTTCATCTCTGCGCTGTTCGGGTACCTCACCTTCTACG ACAACGTAGAGTCGGAGCTGCTGCTCGGCTATGGAGTGTACCTGCCGCGGGACATCATGGTGATGACGGTGCGGCTGGCCATCCTCCTCTCCGTGCTGCTGACGGTGCCGCTCATACACTTCCCT GCCCGTAAGGCTGTGATGGTGCTGCTGTACGGAGGACGCCACTTCTCCTGGCTGACCCACATCGTCTCAGCTCTGATCATCCTGAGCGTGGTGCTGATGCTGGCCATCTTCGTGCCTGACATCAGGAATGTGTTTGGAGTCGTCG gATCAACGATGTCCAGCtgcctgctgtttgttttcccCGGCATCTTCTACCTCAAAGTCAGCAGCCAGCCACTAAAGTCCGCCGACTCCATCGGG GCCATATTTCTGGTGGTTTTTGGGGTGATAATGGGCGTTAGCAGCCTCACTGTTATCATTCTGTCCTGGGTGTTCAGCTCCTGA
- the slc38a6 gene encoding probable sodium-coupled neutral amino acid transporter 6 isoform X2, producing MSINSSEQADVYSKLPERGAAVSERTPLLGNGSAQTRATGASLVSSVFNLMNAIMGSGILGLAYAMASTGIVGFCILLVLVSSLASYSIHLLLKLCDQTAMSSYLFILKSELPAAITSLLNAENTGNAWYEDGRVLLIIVTVCVVVPLAMLPKIGFLGYTSSLAFIFLLYFTVVVVVKKWSIPCPLPHNVTTLSDSQKVSNVSDSDCTPKLFILSIKSAYAIPTMAFSFLCHTAILPIYCELERPTKARMQNVANISIGLSFLLYFISALFGYLTFYDNVESELLLGYGVYLPRDIMVMTVRLAILLSVLLTVPLIHFPARKAVMVLLYGGRHFSWLTHIVSALIILSVVLMLAIFVPDIRNVFGVVGSTMSSCLLFVFPGIFYLKVSSQPLKSADSIGAIFLVVFGVIMGVSSLTVIILSWVFSS from the exons ATGAGCATCAACAGCAGCGAGCAGGCGGATGTTTACTCTAAACTCCCCGAAAGAGGCGCAGCTGTCAGCGAGAGGACTCCTCTGCTAGGAAAT GGATCGGCGCAGACCAGAGCCACTGGAGCCTCCTTGGTCTCCTCTGTGTTCAACCTGATGAATGCAATCATGGGCAGTGGGATACTGGGTTTGGCTTATGCAATGGCCAGCACAGGAATAGTTGGGTTTTG CATCCTGTTAGTGCTGGTGTCGAGCCTTGCATCGTACTCCATCCATCTGCTTCTGAAGCTTTGTGACCAAACAG CTATGTCGTCCTACTTGTTCATCCTGAAGTCGGAGCTTCCTGCAGCCATCACCAGCCTCCTCaatgcagagaacacagg GAACGCCTGGTATGAGGATGGCAGGGTGCTTCTCATCATCGTCACAGTTTGTGTCGTTGTGCCTTTAGCCATGTTGCCCAAAATCG GATTCCTGGGTTACACCAGCAGCCTTGCCTTCATCTTCTTGTTGTATTTTACAGTTGTG GTTGTGGTGAAGAAATGGTCCATCCCTTGTCCCCTGCCTCACAACGTCACGACACTCTCAGACTCCCAGAAG gtatcAAACGTGTCTGACTCGGACTGTACACCCAAACTCTTCATCCTCTCCATTAAg AGTGCCTACGCCATCCCCACCATGGCCTTCTCCTTTCTGTGCCACACGGCCATCCTGCCCATCTACTGCGAACTGGAGCG ACCAACCAAAGCCCGGATGCAGAACGTTGCAAACATCAGCATCGGTCTCAGCTTCCTGCTTTACTTCATCTCTGCGCTGTTCGGGTACCTCACCTTCTACG ACAACGTAGAGTCGGAGCTGCTGCTCGGCTATGGAGTGTACCTGCCGCGGGACATCATGGTGATGACGGTGCGGCTGGCCATCCTCCTCTCCGTGCTGCTGACGGTGCCGCTCATACACTTCCCT GCCCGTAAGGCTGTGATGGTGCTGCTGTACGGAGGACGCCACTTCTCCTGGCTGACCCACATCGTCTCAGCTCTGATCATCCTGAGCGTGGTGCTGATGCTGGCCATCTTCGTGCCTGACATCAGGAATGTGTTTGGAGTCGTCG gATCAACGATGTCCAGCtgcctgctgtttgttttcccCGGCATCTTCTACCTCAAAGTCAGCAGCCAGCCACTAAAGTCCGCCGACTCCATCGGG GCCATATTTCTGGTGGTTTTTGGGGTGATAATGGGCGTTAGCAGCCTCACTGTTATCATTCTGTCCTGGGTGTTCAGCTCCTGA